A window of Candidatus Nitrospira allomarina genomic DNA:
ACATGAAGGTCAAAGAATACCGGGATCTTGAGAATAGAGACATCTGGGAATATCGATTGAATTTTTCACAGGAGCAATATCACAGGTTGCTCATGCATGCGTGGGAATTAGGGAATGCCTATTTCGACTATTACTTCTTTAAAGAAAATTGTGCGTACCACATTCTCTCACTCTTGGAAGTGGCCGATCCCAATCTCCACCTAACTGACCAATTTCACTTTGCGACGATTCCTGCCGATACCATTCGCCTTCTTACTCGACAGAAAGGATTGGTTCAAAAAATTTCTTATCGTCCCGCCCGTAGTACCCTCCTCAAGCGCAAAAGAGAAGCATTAACAAAAGAAGAAGCCAACCTGGTCCGAAATCTCGTTCAGGAACCTCAGACGATAAGCCAATTCGAATTTCTTCAATTACCACAAAACCGGAAAGTCTTCCTTCTGGATTTTGCTTCAGACGTCTTGCGCTATAAAGGGGTAACCGATCAAGAAAACGTTGAAGGCTATAAGGCCAAAAATCGATCTATTCTCGTGGCACGCAGTCACATTCCCATCCCATCTGTCCCCTTTCCGGTGGAACCATTTTCCCTTTCTCCCGAACAGGGACACCAAACGATCAGAGTCGGAGGTGGAGTCGGATGGCGAAACCATAAAATATTCGAAGAAATCAACTTCCGAGGCGCCTATCACGATCTCCTGGACCCAGACCCAGGATACACCCAGGATGCCCAAATAGAATTACTTGATTTGCGGCTGAGGCATTATCAGCCCCAAAACCAATTTCGAGTGGAACGATTCACCTTTGCCAATATTCTCTCCTTGGCTCCCATTGATTCGTTGTTTACTTCACCATCATGGAAAATCAATATCGGAATGAACACCGTCAAGACATCGACTTGTGACCTTTGTTCCAATGGGAATGCCAATGCAGGAATAGGTGGAGCCCTGGAAACTCAGGTATTTCAACGGGAAGTCTTTTTTCTTTTTGGGGAGATGGATGCCAACATCAGTGGCGGATACAAAGAAAATCACCGGGTGGGGGGAGGAGTATCCGGCGGCGTGATGGCCACCATCACTCCGAACTGGAAATGGCTCATGTCAGCAGGATATTTGTATTACCCCCTCGGAGATCGATCGCATGACCTCCCTATTTCTGTGGGTCAACGATGGACATTTGCCAAAAACTTCGCCGTACGCGCCACCTTCACCCACCATGAACATGACAATGAAGTTCTTGCTGTTTTTCACGGGTATTTCTAACTTTTCAAGAGACGAGGGAAGCCAAACCCTTACTTCTCAAACACTTTAACAAAAACATAAAACCCAAGACTAAAACAAAAAACCAACGCCCCCCAAAAAATATTCACTCCTGAAATTTAAGGAAAGGTCTTTCCAATGGTAATTTGCAGAGAAGTACTTGTATTCCCCAAATACAAACCACCTTTCAGTAATGATTAGTTGCATGCCTCCCAAAAACTGATATCCAGGAGCCGTTCCTGTTTCAAAACTTTTATCATTTCGACCGGGAATATCGGTATTTCTCAATATTCCATTTGAAAGCCCGCCTCCTATGCCCGCATACGGTCTGAACATGGCCCCTGGATATCGCACTATAAGATTGACCATCGATTGGTGGGTGATAAGGCTGCTCTCACCTTTTGTCGTCCCCAAACTAGTGACTATGGG
This region includes:
- a CDS encoding Lnb N-terminal periplasmic domain-containing protein gives rise to the protein MVNILILFLALLLLPSELKAQAPPSPYLHGLLQQAITEKIHQDRYWHLLLHYRKNPFGGHTSEVDDPGFFLSPYGKTDPEAELHATLTHFFSETLVGRSKQPAQCAFIARYHWLKEKLHFHSKLLPHPCERFVSWLSELNPASITFIFPSAYMDNPASMFGHSFLRVDQKGQTAETNILAYTINYAAEVPPDAGIEFAYKGIFGGYKGFFSTIPYYMKVKEYRDLENRDIWEYRLNFSQEQYHRLLMHAWELGNAYFDYYFFKENCAYHILSLLEVADPNLHLTDQFHFATIPADTIRLLTRQKGLVQKISYRPARSTLLKRKREALTKEEANLVRNLVQEPQTISQFEFLQLPQNRKVFLLDFASDVLRYKGVTDQENVEGYKAKNRSILVARSHIPIPSVPFPVEPFSLSPEQGHQTIRVGGGVGWRNHKIFEEINFRGAYHDLLDPDPGYTQDAQIELLDLRLRHYQPQNQFRVERFTFANILSLAPIDSLFTSPSWKINIGMNTVKTSTCDLCSNGNANAGIGGALETQVFQREVFFLFGEMDANISGGYKENHRVGGGVSGGVMATITPNWKWLMSAGYLYYPLGDRSHDLPISVGQRWTFAKNFAVRATFTHHEHDNEVLAVFHGYF
- a CDS encoding outer membrane protein gives rise to the protein MDDIEIYLAGYGVGSQPFNKGVSFKGRVVSGEKVNGGPGLGFKVGLFPHFAGGYLGLELESFGNNNSMRFPIVTSLGTTKGESSLITHQSMVNLIVRYPGAMFRPYAGIGGGLSNGILRNTDIPGRNDKSFETGTAPGYQFLGGMQLIITERWFVFGEYKYFSANYHWKDLSLNFRSEYFLGGVGFLF